In Tiliqua scincoides isolate rTilSci1 chromosome 1, rTilSci1.hap2, whole genome shotgun sequence, the following are encoded in one genomic region:
- the LOC136662743 gene encoding pleckstrin homology-like domain family A member 2, with translation MGRGGALAQTVRRGRRASMKGPVREEAAPAVAAPEVLRSGELEKRSASLFQLWKRKQVVLSRDSLSLSPEGGGGRAKELRFGSIQKVDCVERTGKYVYFTIVTTDRREIDFRCPGESCWNASITLALIDFQNKRALQDFRSRQEAARQAHDAPARARGP, from the coding sequence ATGGGGCGCGGCGGGGCGCTGGCGCAGACGGTGCGGCGCGGCAGGCGAGCGAGCATGAAGGGCCCGGTGCGCGAAGAGGCCGCGCCTGCGGTGGCGGCGCCGGAGGTGCTGCGCTCGGGCGAGCTGGAGAAGCGGAGCGCCAGCCTGTTCCAGCTGTGGAAGCGCAAGCAGGTGGTGCTGAGCAGGGACAGCCTGAGCCTGAGCCCCGAGGGCGGCGGCGGGCGGGCCAAGGAGCTGCGCTTCGGCTCCATCCAGAAGGTGGACTGCGTGGAGCGCACCGGCAAGTACGTCTACTTCACCATCGTCACCACCGACCGCCGCGAGATCGACTTCCGCTGCCCGGGCGAGAGCTGCTGGAACGCCTCCATCACGCTGGCGCTCATCGACTTCCAGAACAAGCGCGCCCTGCAGGACTTCCGCAGCCGCCAGGAGGCCGCCCGGCAGGCCCACGACGCCCCCGCGCGCGCCCGCGGCCCCTGA